A region from the Vicia villosa cultivar HV-30 ecotype Madison, WI linkage group LG3, Vvil1.0, whole genome shotgun sequence genome encodes:
- the LOC131658902 gene encoding uncharacterized protein LOC131658902 — protein sequence MATPSFVSRPSKSQFMRLRIHHWGRFVDNPVKLYVGELITEMDWDWDVEYLSYMQIEELINAHGYFNIKCLWYWNPNFSFSHGLRPLNNDSDVLRFMEDVRGFKVVDIYVEHKVEEVSIDDVIFEEEVTVEVEVNNEEEVNVEENVEVEVDNKEEENVEVEVDNKKEVNAEENVEVEVDNEKEVNVEENVEVEVDNEEEVNDEENVEVEVDNREEVNVKENVEVEVDNEEGANVGENMEVEVDSDSESDPDYKMSSEEDEEDDEAIFDELDLGTDTVIDWTTILPTVPTQNPSTMDVISDNDSCDSDVLRTPPDRDAEDVIKEYPTFKKSTKLELGMMFKDKVQIKDAIREFALEKNKSLVIKKNDKRRVVIKCIEGCPFHIRFSMRSTNKFWKVVSFIDQHNCHRTAKNRQATTQWLARKFVDTLRHTPEMKSKELVAECLQIWGVKLSSHQAYRAKRKIIELIQGAGREQFNHLRSYAEELLKSNPNSPVIIKCVDSDAGPVFERIYVCLEACKAAFATTCRPLIGLDACFLKGDYGGQLIGAIGKDGNNKIYPIAYVVVEAETKDSWMWFLNLLLDDLNSVQQMDYGFIFDQQKGLVPAILETSQHVEHRLCVKHLYGNWRKKYPGIIMKEALWREARATKISGWQRSMNHMKELNPNAWKDMMDVPAASWSRSHFKTNTQCDLQVNNMCEAFNRAILEYRDKSIISLLEGIKYYITVRISTQKEKLGRYKGVISPNIKKVLERTKREAEGWIATWHADDDFSIFGVSNGVETYPLNLLQKKCGCRRWDLTGIPCCHAISCIWFAKKEPEEFVSSFYRKSIVFATYSHIVMPTNGFQLWPVNVSHPINPPFMRRFIGRPKKNRNKENDEPRARNTLPRSLQTVKCKKCGSFGHNKRTCKGKRAAERAIPKGGNKKAKKRLTKWLDKRSLKEDPKHRHQPKNSYFVRLLYVIFCLLAIL from the exons ATGGCGACCCCAAGCTTCGTTTCCAG GCCATCCAAAAGTCAATTCATGAGACTCCGAATACATCATTGGGGACGTTTTGTCGATAACCCAGTGAAGCTATATGTTGGTGAGCTTATTACTGAGATGGATTGGGACTGGGATGTGGAATACCTGTCTTATATGCAAATTGAAGAATTGATCAACGCTCATGGTTATTTTAACATAAAGTGTTTGTGGTATTGGAATCCAAACTTTTCATTTTCCCATGGACTTAGGCCGTTGAACAATGATAGCGACGTGTTAAGGTTTATGGAAGACGTTAGAGGATTTAAAGTCGTTGATATTTACGTTGAGCACAAGGTTGAAGAAGTTAGTATTGATGATGTTATTTTTGAGGAGGAAGTAACTGTGGAGGTTGAGGTTAATAATGAGGAGGAAGTAAATGTTGAGGAAAATGTGGAGGTTGAGGTTGATAACAAGGAGGAGGAAAATGTGGAGGTTGAGGTTGATAACAAGAAGGAAGTAAATGCTGAGGAAAATGTGGAGGTTGAGGTTGATAACGAGAAGGAAGTAAATGTTGAGGAAAATGTGGAGGTTGAGGTTGATAACGAGGAGGAAGTAAATGATGAGGAAAATGTGGAGGTTGAGGTTGATAACAGGGAGGAAGTAAATGTTAAGGAAAATGTGGAGGTGGAGGTTGATAATGAGGAGGGTGCAAATGTTGGGGAAAATATGGAGGTGGAGGTTGATAGTGATAGTGAATCTGATCCTGATTATAAGATGAGCAGTGAGgaagatgaggaagacgatgaagcTATTTTTGATGAGTTGGATTTAGGTACTGATACTGTAATTGATTGGACGACAATTCTCCCTACGGTTCCAACACAAAACCCTTCAACGATGGATGTTATTTCTGATAATGATAGTTGTGATTCAGATGTGCTTCGTACTCCACCGGATCGTGATGCTGAAGATGTGATAAAGGAGTATCCAACTTTTAAGAAATCTACAAAACTTGAATTAGGGATGATGTTTAAGGATAAAGTACAAATCAAAGATGCCATCAGGGAGTTTGCATTGGAGAAAAATAAAAGTCTTGTGATCAAGAAAAATGACAAGAGGAGAGTTGTTATCAAATGTATTGAAGGATGTCCATTTCATATTAGGTTTAGCATGAGGTCTACCAATAAATTTTGGAAAGTTGTTAGCTTCATTGATCAACATAATTGTCATAGGACAGCCAAGAACAGACAAGCAACAACACAGTGGTTAGCTCGCAAATTTGTGGATACGTTAAGACACACTCCTGAAATGAAAAGTAAAGAACTAGTTGCAGAATGTCTTCAAATATGGGGGGTAAAGTTATCAAGCCATCAAGCATATAGAGCCAAGAGGAAGATAATAGAATTGATTCAAGGTGCTGGTCGCGAACAGTTTAACCATCTAAGGAGTTATGCCGAGGAGTTGCTAAAGTCAAATCCAAACTCTCCTGTTATAATTAAGTGTGTTGATTCAGATGCTGGTCCTGTATTTGAAAGAATATACGTATGCTTAGAAGCTTGTAAGGCAGCCTTTGCAACTACATGTAGGCCTTTAATAGGATTGGATGCGTGTTTTCTAAAAGGGGATTATGGAGGTCAGTTAATAGGGGCAATTGGTAAGGATGGAAATAACAAGATTTATCCAATCGCTTATGTCGTCGTGGAAGCTGAAACGAAGGACTCTTGGATGTGGTTCCTTAACTTATTACTTGACGACTTAAATTCCGTTCAACAAATGGATTATGGCTTTATATTCGATCAACAGAAG GGTTTGGTACCGGCTATTCTAGAGACAAGCCAACATGTTGAACATCGGTTGTGTGTTAAACACTTGTATGGTAATTGGAGGAAGAAATATCCTGGGATAATAATGAAGGAAGCGCTATGGAGGGAAGCTAGGGCCACAAAAATATCTGGATGGCAAAGATCAATGAATCACATGAAAGAGCTCAATCCTAATGCTTGGAAAGACATGATGGATGTGCCTGCAGCAAGTTGGAGTAGGTCTCATTTCAAGACTAACACACAGTGCGATTTACAAGTCAACAATATGTGTGAAGCTTTTAATCGAGCAATTTTGGAGTATAGAGACAAGTCGATTATTTCATTGCTAGAAGGAATCAAATATTACATAACAGTTAGAATTTCCACTCAAAAGGAGAAATTAGGTAGATACAAAGGTGTAATCAGTCCTAACATTAAAAAAGTCTTGGAAAGAACAAAGAGGGAAGCTGAAGGCTGGATTGCAACATGGCACGCCGATGATGACTTTTCTATATTTGGGGTTTCAAACGGTGTCGAGACGTATCCTCTTAATTTGCTGCAAAAGAAGTGTGGGTGTAGGAGATGGGACTTAACCGGAATCCCATGTTGTCATGCTATCTCGTGCATATGGTTTGCCAAGAAAGAGCCTGAAGAATTTGTTTCATCGTTCTATCG GAAATCTATTGTGTTTGCTACTTATAGCCATATCGTTATGCCAACCAATGGGTTTCAACTATGGCCGGTGAATGTTTCTCATCCAATCAACCCTCCATTCATGAGGAGGTTTATCGGTCGTCCAAAAAAGAATCGCAACAAGGAAAATGATGAACCAAGAGCAAGAAATACGCTGCCTAGAAGTCTACAAACTGTCAAGTGCAAAAAATGCGGTAGTTTTGGCCATAACAAACGAACGTGTAAAGGGAAGAGAGCGGCGGAGAGAGCGATTCCTAAAGGTGGAAATAAAAAGGCGAAAAAAAGGTTGACAAAGTGGCTGGACAAACGGTCATTGAAGGAGGATCCCAAGCACCGCCATCAACCCAAGAATAGTTACTTTGTTAGGTTGTTGTATGTTATATTCTGTTTGTTAGCTATTCTGTAA